Proteins from one Ipomoea triloba cultivar NCNSP0323 chromosome 1, ASM357664v1 genomic window:
- the LOC116019295 gene encoding ankyrin repeat-containing protein BDA1-like isoform X2, whose amino-acid sequence MERRVFEAALEGDVATLKRLLREDPLVLDKILVSVNCETPLYVAAMLGYHDFANEILIKKPELAKELNSKQSSPLHLAAAKGHVGVVRAILLVDLEMCKGRDRDGLTPLHLAAIKGRVDVLKELINAISVSGLVDMMGVDYEQLGESILHMCVKHSKLEALKTLVEMIGDGGGDFVNYKDSFGNTILHLAVSDKQIETVKFLLMHTTIEVNAENLNGLTAMDILLQTRNDVKEMGIAELLTHKGAKEASQQQQMQSPQSQPSKNKKKNKRKKPIGNNNRKEHWVQKMRDALMVAASLLATMAFQAVVSPPGGLFQSSDTVISESEVQNDPSSFFSFIGNSESSSSSNYNYNDFAPAPAVAQDTETINCTIGKSVMSYYKPPVYNMFLVANTISFLASLSIILLFISGLPLSRKFFMYIMIIVMWVAITGMGLSYFFCIYMITPQWINMNVGLYLYIIGGCLLVGHGVLFLGHVIQMTVKVVKWVYRAMRALKRKLPSTMNSSSMGKDDSAHGIDI is encoded by the exons ATGGAAAGAAGGGTTTTTGAAGCAGCCCTAGAGGGAGATGTAGCAACTTTAAAGAGGTTGTTACGTGAAGATCCTTTGGTTCTCGATAAAATCTTGGTGAGTGTCAACTGCGAGACACCATTATATGTTGCCGCCATGTTGGGATACCATGATTTTGCTAATGAAATCCTCATAAAAAAACCCGAGCTCGCGAAGGAGTTGAACTCCAAGCAGTCTTCCCCTCTCCACCTCGCGGCGGCCAAAGGGCATGTCGGCGTGGTTAGAGCCATATTGTTAGTTGATCTCGAGATGTGTAAGGGTCGCGATAGAGATGGCCTAACTCCTCTCCACCTCGCGGCAATCAAAGGGAGAGTTGATGTGTTGAAGGAGCTGATTAATGCAATTTCAGTGAGTGGATTAGTTGATATGATGGGCGTGGATTATGAGCAGTTGGGAGAGAGCATTTTGCATATGTGTGTTAAGCATAGCAAGTTGGAGGCTTTGAAGACTCTGGTGGAGATGATAGGAGATGGTGGTGGGGATTTTGTGAATTATAAGGATAGTTTTGGCAACACCATTCTGCATCTTGCAGTGTCAGATAAACAAATTGAG ACTGTGAAGTTTTTGCTCATGCATACAACAATAGAAGTGAACGCTGAAAATTTGAATGGGTTAACAGCTATGGACATTCTGCTTCAAACTCGAAATGATGTGAAAGAGATGGGCATTGCTGAACTTCTTACGCACAAGGGAGCTAAAGAAGCATCGCAGCAGCAACAAATGCAAAGCCCCCAGAGCCAACCCTccaaaaacaagaagaaaaacaaaagaaaaaagccAATTGGCAATAATAATAGAAAGGAGCACTGGGTTCAAAAAATGAGAGACGCATTAATGGTGGCGGCGTCTTTGCTGGCAACTATGGCGTTTCAGGCAGTTGTGAGCCCTCCAGGCGGTTTATTCCAAAGCAGCGATACAGTTATAAGCGAGTCAGAAGTCCAAAATGATCCAAGcagtttcttttcttttataggAAACTCcgaatcatcatcatcgtccaactataattataatgattttgCCCCTGCACCAGCTGTTGCACAGGACACAGAGACAATAAATTGTACAATTGGGAAATCCGTGATGTCTTATTACAAGCCACCGGTTTATAACATGTTCCTAGTGGCCAACACCATCAGCTTTCTTGCATCTCTCAGTATCATTCTGCTGTTCATAAGCGGTTTGCCGCTAAGCCGGAAATTCTTTATGTACATTATGATTATCGTGATGTGGGTGGCCATCACTGGGATGGGGTTAAGTTATTTCTTCTGCATATACATGATTACACCGCAGTGGATAAACATGAACGTAGGACTTTACTTGTACATCATCGGGGGGTGTTTGTTAGTAGGACATGGGGTTCTTTTCTTAGGGCATGTAATTCAGATGACAGTCAAAGTGGTCAAATGGGTGTACAGAGCAATGAGAGCATTGAAGAGAAAGCTGCCGTCCACCATGAATTCAAGTTCTATGGGTAAGGACGACTCTGCTCAcgggatcgatatataa
- the LOC116019295 gene encoding ankyrin repeat-containing protein BDA1-like isoform X1 yields MERRVFEAALEGDVATLKRLLREDPLVLDKILVSVNCETPLYVAAMLGYHDFANEILIKKPELAKELNSKQSSPLHLAAAKGHVGVVRAILLVDLEMCKGRDRDGLTPLHLAAIKGRVDVLKELINAISVSGLVDMMGVDYEQLGESILHMCVKHSKLEALKTLVEMIGDGGGDFVNYKDSFGNTILHLAVSDKQIERIAYMQTVKFLLMHTTIEVNAENLNGLTAMDILLQTRNDVKEMGIAELLTHKGAKEASQQQQMQSPQSQPSKNKKKNKRKKPIGNNNRKEHWVQKMRDALMVAASLLATMAFQAVVSPPGGLFQSSDTVISESEVQNDPSSFFSFIGNSESSSSSNYNYNDFAPAPAVAQDTETINCTIGKSVMSYYKPPVYNMFLVANTISFLASLSIILLFISGLPLSRKFFMYIMIIVMWVAITGMGLSYFFCIYMITPQWINMNVGLYLYIIGGCLLVGHGVLFLGHVIQMTVKVVKWVYRAMRALKRKLPSTMNSSSMGKDDSAHGIDI; encoded by the exons ATGGAAAGAAGGGTTTTTGAAGCAGCCCTAGAGGGAGATGTAGCAACTTTAAAGAGGTTGTTACGTGAAGATCCTTTGGTTCTCGATAAAATCTTGGTGAGTGTCAACTGCGAGACACCATTATATGTTGCCGCCATGTTGGGATACCATGATTTTGCTAATGAAATCCTCATAAAAAAACCCGAGCTCGCGAAGGAGTTGAACTCCAAGCAGTCTTCCCCTCTCCACCTCGCGGCGGCCAAAGGGCATGTCGGCGTGGTTAGAGCCATATTGTTAGTTGATCTCGAGATGTGTAAGGGTCGCGATAGAGATGGCCTAACTCCTCTCCACCTCGCGGCAATCAAAGGGAGAGTTGATGTGTTGAAGGAGCTGATTAATGCAATTTCAGTGAGTGGATTAGTTGATATGATGGGCGTGGATTATGAGCAGTTGGGAGAGAGCATTTTGCATATGTGTGTTAAGCATAGCAAGTTGGAGGCTTTGAAGACTCTGGTGGAGATGATAGGAGATGGTGGTGGGGATTTTGTGAATTATAAGGATAGTTTTGGCAACACCATTCTGCATCTTGCAGTGTCAGATAAACAAATTGAG AGGATTGCATATATGCAGACTGTGAAGTTTTTGCTCATGCATACAACAATAGAAGTGAACGCTGAAAATTTGAATGGGTTAACAGCTATGGACATTCTGCTTCAAACTCGAAATGATGTGAAAGAGATGGGCATTGCTGAACTTCTTACGCACAAGGGAGCTAAAGAAGCATCGCAGCAGCAACAAATGCAAAGCCCCCAGAGCCAACCCTccaaaaacaagaagaaaaacaaaagaaaaaagccAATTGGCAATAATAATAGAAAGGAGCACTGGGTTCAAAAAATGAGAGACGCATTAATGGTGGCGGCGTCTTTGCTGGCAACTATGGCGTTTCAGGCAGTTGTGAGCCCTCCAGGCGGTTTATTCCAAAGCAGCGATACAGTTATAAGCGAGTCAGAAGTCCAAAATGATCCAAGcagtttcttttcttttataggAAACTCcgaatcatcatcatcgtccaactataattataatgattttgCCCCTGCACCAGCTGTTGCACAGGACACAGAGACAATAAATTGTACAATTGGGAAATCCGTGATGTCTTATTACAAGCCACCGGTTTATAACATGTTCCTAGTGGCCAACACCATCAGCTTTCTTGCATCTCTCAGTATCATTCTGCTGTTCATAAGCGGTTTGCCGCTAAGCCGGAAATTCTTTATGTACATTATGATTATCGTGATGTGGGTGGCCATCACTGGGATGGGGTTAAGTTATTTCTTCTGCATATACATGATTACACCGCAGTGGATAAACATGAACGTAGGACTTTACTTGTACATCATCGGGGGGTGTTTGTTAGTAGGACATGGGGTTCTTTTCTTAGGGCATGTAATTCAGATGACAGTCAAAGTGGTCAAATGGGTGTACAGAGCAATGAGAGCATTGAAGAGAAAGCTGCCGTCCACCATGAATTCAAGTTCTATGGGTAAGGACGACTCTGCTCAcgggatcgatatataa
- the LOC116020721 gene encoding ankyrin repeat-containing protein ITN1-like: MERRVFEAALEGDAATLKRLLHEDPLVLDRTIVNIYSETPLHVAAILGHHDFVKEILRKKPKLVKELNSKHSSPIHLAAAKGHVDVVRTILLVDPGMCLARDRDGLTPVHLAAIKGRVDVLKELINAISISGLVDMMGVGDERLGESILHMCVKHSQLEALKIMVEMMGDRGEDFVNCRDAFGNTILHVAVTDKQIETVKFLLMYTAIEVNAQNLSGLTAMDILLQSRNDVKEIGIAQLLSHKGAKHNACHLINATQTSQKPPGNKKKSKRKRPNAKHWVQKTRDALMVAASLLATMAFQAVVSPPGGLLQDDIVISESQIENNINTIFSLQGNSNNSSASPSNLNDTKINATIGKSVMSYYKPLVYNLFLVANTTSFLASLSIILLLISGLPLSRKFFMFIMMIIMWVAITGMALSYFFCIHMITPKGKNMNIAQYLFRIGVAVLEGLAMILVIGHAIQMTINMIKWLGRAFKRKSQVNSSSVVMDSWESGLSNKIXTMAFQAVVSPPGGLLQDDIVISESQIENNINTIFSLQGNSNNSSASPSNLNDTKINATIGKSVMSYYKPLVYNLFLVANTTSFLASLSIILLLISGLPLSRKFFMFIMMIIMWVAITGMALSYFFCIHMITPKGKNMNIAQYLFRIGVAVLEGLAMILVIGHAIQMTINMIKWLGRAFKRKSQVNSSSVVMDSCDQISVA, from the exons atggagagAAGGGTTTTCGAAGCTGCACTAGAGGGAGATGCAGCAACCCTAAAGAGGTTATTACATGAAGACCCTTTGGTTCTGGATCGAACCATAGTGAATATTTATTCCGAAACACCATTACATGTCGCAGCAATCCTAGGACACCATGATTTTGTTAAAGAAATCCTTAGAAAAAAACCCAAACTCGTTAAGGAGTTGAACTCGAAGCATTCCTCCCCTATTCACCTCGCGGCGGCCAAAGGGCACGTTGATGTGGTTAGAACCATTTTGTTAGTCGATCCCGGGATGTGTTTGGCTCGTGATAGAGATGGCCTAACTCCGGTCCACCTTGCGGCGATAAAAGGGAGAGTTGATGTGTTGAAGGAGCTGATTAATGCAATTTCTATTAGTGGATTAGTTGATATGATGGGCGTGGGTGATGAGCGGTTGGGAGAGAGCATTTTGCATATGTGTGTTAAGCATAGCCAGTTGGAGGCTTTGAAGATTATGGTGGAGATGATGGGAGACCGCGGTGAGGATTTTGTGAATTGTAGAGATGCTTTTGGTAACACTATATTGCATGTTGCAGTAACAGATAAACAAATTGAG ACAGTGAAGTTTTTGCTCATGTATACTGCAATAGAAGTGAATGCTCAGAACCTAAGTGGGTTAACAGCTATGGACATTCTCCTTCAGAGTAGAAATGATGTGAAGGAGATTGGCATTGCACAACTTCTTAGCCACAAGGGAGCTAAACATAATGCATGTCACCTCATAAACGCCACACAAACGAGCCAAAAACCACCCGGTAACAAGaagaaaagcaaaagaaaaagacCAAATGCAAAGCACTGGGTTCAAAAAACGCGAGACGCATTAATGGTGGCGGCTTCTTTGCTGGCAACAATGGCGTTCCAGGCCGTCGTTAGCCCTCCAGGCGGATTACTGCAAGACGATATAGTTATAAGTGAGTCACAAATCGAAAACAACATCAATACTATTTTTTCTTTACAGGGAAACTCCAATAATTCGTCTGCTTCACCGTCTAATTTGAACGACACAAAGATAAATGCAACAATTGGGAAATCCGTAATGTCTTACTACAAGCCACTGGTTTATAATTTGTTCCTAGTGGCCAACACGACGAGCTTCCTGGCATCTCTGAGTATAATACTGCTGTTGATAAGTGGGTTGCCGCTAAGCCGGAAATTCTTTATGTTCATCATGATGATCATAATGTGGGTGGCTATTACAGGGATGGCGTTAAGTTATTTCTTCTGTATACACATGATTACTCCCAAGGGAAAGAACATGAACATAGCACAGTACTTGTTCAGAATTGGGGTCGCTGTGTTAGAAGGACTTGCTATGATTCTGGTTATAGGGCATGCAATTCAGATGACAATCAATATGATAAAATGGTTGGGCAGAGCGTTCAAGAGAAAGTCGCAGGTGAATTCTAGTTCTGTGGTTATGGACTCAT GGGAGTCTGGTTTATCCAATAAAAT ttgNACAATGGCGTTCCAGGCCGTCGTTAGCCCTCCAGGCGGATTACTGCAAGACGATATAGTTATAAGTGAGTCACAAATCGAAAACAACATCAATACTATTTTTTCTTTACAGGGAAACTCCAATAATTCGTCTGCTTCACCGTCTAATTTGAACGACACAAAGATAAATGCAACAATTGGGAAATCCGTAATGTCTTACTACAAGCCACTGGTTTATAATTTGTTCCTAGTGGCCAACACGACGAGCTTCCTGGCATCTCTGAGTATAATACTGCTGTTGATAAGTGGGTTGCCGCTAAGCCGGAAATTCTTTATGTTCATCATGATGATCATAATGTGGGTGGCTATTACAGGGATGGCGTTAAGTTATTTCTTCTGTATACACATGATTACTCCCAAGGGAAAGAACATGAACATAGCACAGTACTTGTTCAGAATTGGGGTCGCTGTGTTAGAAGGACTTGCTATGATTCTGGTTATAGGGCATGCAATTCAGATGACAATCAATATGATAAAATGGTTGGGCAGAGCGTTCAAGAGAAAGTCGCAGGTGAATTCTAGTTCTGTGGTTATGGACTCATGTGACCAGATATCTGTCGCTTGA